From a single Streptomyces sp. 1331.2 genomic region:
- a CDS encoding AMP-binding protein: MAGAGPTYTGLVLEGLARDPGRVAIRSGSDALTGQDCLDAVHRLARALERAGLGRGDGVTVLAGNRPEALLVRLAANLLGCRVAMPYPDAPPAEQVALTEFAGTDALVFDPRRCSAAAAGIAHALPGAVLFALGPAPFGLGTDLLETAADCSPAAFEPQYRPEDVMAVRFTGGTTGRPKGVLRRFARPPRPALLSASTFLLCTPLCHGGGSSADLALAAGGTVVLQDGFDAGAVLAAVERYRVTRTYLPPHLLYRLLDHPLLSATDTGSLRRVGYTGCPPSPRRLAEATRRLGRVLHQTYSLTECGPVARLSPDEHLDPRLLTTAGRPYPDTGVRVLDGDGTELPPGRTGELWVRTPTAMAGYWRDPELTARVLRDGWLDTGDLGSLDAAGYLTVAGRRDPMAIVEGHNVFPREIEEPLRTHPDVREAVMFTTADPDRLERVHAAVALAPGSRTTAEQLRRWSREHGHARCTPDTVLLLPAIPLTGLGKPDVAVLRALVAAAEAGRADGGTGRAPAIAGARDGV, encoded by the coding sequence ATGGCTGGAGCGGGTCCGACGTACACCGGGCTGGTGCTGGAGGGGTTGGCCCGGGATCCGGGGCGGGTGGCGATCCGCTCCGGGAGCGACGCGCTGACCGGGCAGGACTGCCTGGACGCGGTGCACCGGCTGGCCCGGGCGCTGGAGCGGGCCGGGCTGGGGCGCGGGGACGGGGTGACGGTGCTGGCCGGGAACCGGCCGGAGGCGCTGCTGGTGCGCCTGGCCGCGAACCTGCTGGGCTGCCGGGTGGCGATGCCGTACCCGGACGCACCGCCGGCGGAGCAGGTGGCGCTGACGGAGTTCGCCGGGACGGATGCGCTGGTCTTCGACCCCCGGCGCTGCTCGGCCGCGGCGGCCGGGATCGCGCACGCCCTGCCCGGGGCCGTCCTGTTCGCCCTCGGCCCGGCGCCGTTCGGGCTCGGCACGGACCTCCTGGAGACCGCCGCCGACTGCTCCCCCGCCGCCTTCGAACCGCAGTACCGGCCCGAGGACGTGATGGCGGTGCGGTTCACCGGCGGCACCACCGGACGGCCGAAGGGCGTGCTGCGCCGGTTCGCCCGGCCGCCGCGCCCGGCGCTGCTGTCCGCCTCGACGTTCCTGCTGTGCACCCCGCTCTGCCACGGCGGCGGGAGCTCGGCGGACCTTGCGCTGGCGGCGGGCGGCACGGTGGTGCTGCAGGACGGGTTCGACGCGGGGGCCGTGCTGGCGGCGGTCGAGCGGTACCGGGTGACCCGGACGTACCTGCCGCCGCACCTGCTCTACCGGCTGCTGGACCATCCGCTGCTGTCGGCGACGGACACCGGCAGCCTGCGCCGCGTCGGCTACACCGGCTGCCCTCCCTCGCCCCGCCGGCTGGCCGAGGCGACCCGCCGGCTGGGCCGGGTGCTGCACCAGACGTACAGCCTGACGGAGTGCGGGCCGGTCGCCCGGCTGAGCCCGGACGAGCACCTGGACCCGCGGCTGCTGACCACCGCGGGCCGCCCGTACCCGGACACCGGGGTGCGCGTCCTGGACGGGGACGGCACGGAGCTGCCGCCGGGCCGGACCGGGGAGCTCTGGGTCCGCACGCCGACGGCGATGGCCGGGTACTGGCGCGATCCGGAGCTGACCGCGCGGGTGCTGCGGGACGGCTGGCTGGACACCGGCGACCTGGGCAGCCTGGACGCGGCCGGCTACCTCACGGTGGCGGGCCGGCGGGATCCGATGGCGATCGTCGAGGGGCACAATGTGTTCCCCCGCGAGATCGAGGAGCCACTGCGCACCCACCCGGACGTCCGCGAGGCGGTGATGTTCACGACCGCCGACCCGGACCGGCTGGAGCGGGTGCACGCCGCGGTGGCCCTGGCCCCCGGCTCCCGGACGACCGCGGAGCAGCTACGGCGCTGGAGCCGGGAACACGGGCACGCCCGGTGCACCCCGGACACGGTC